CCTGCACTTGATGGTGCTACGGGTAGCCCCCTGCCGCCATCAAGCACAGCAGATCTTCCAGCGCTCAATGGCAGCTTATTCAGCACATTTCATGAAACCCTCTTGTTGGGCTGGGCTGGCAAGGTTGTGGTTTGCTTGGCAGGTATCAGTTTGTTGACCTGCCTTCTCACAGGCCTGTGGATGGAACGATCGCGCCTAGGCAAGGAAGTGAAGCGTTTTTTCAAACGCCTGCGCGCCATCGCAACCCAACGTCCCTGGCCCTTGACCAGGGGTGGCTGGTTCGACCTTCACACAGGTGGGGGGGCTTTCCAGGCCGCAACCGTGTTCATCCTGGCTTTTGGGGGGACATGGCTGGCCGTTTTGGCGCTTGCGCCACTGTTCCCAAGGCAACCACCCCCCCCTGCCACCCACGTGGTGGCACGCCAAGTGGGGGAGGCCCAGCCCCTTAGCGCTATAGTAGTGCAAAGCAAGGCTTTGTGGGGCAAGCACGGTGCTGGCTTCGCCATGCTTGTCCCGATGGAAGGCGCGCCTGGTGGCGAACTACGCCTTTACCATGCAGACCAAGCCGCTTTTTGTCCTGACCGTGCTTATATTGATGACCACCTGCGCCTGCATGCAGGCCACAGCTGCAGCCAACCCAGCCTCCTGGTGCGGGCCATCCATGAATTGCGCTGGGCGGGGCCTTGGCTGCGTGCCTTGGCCACACTGGCTGGGCTGGGCGTTTATGGTGCTGTGTTGAGCGGGCTGATGCTCCATGCCAGCCGCAGCAAGGCAACAGCCACAGCATGGGGTCGTGTCTTGCTGGCCTTGGCATGGGGGCTGCCCCCCTTCACTTTGGTGGCCTTGGGACTTTGGGGCGTTGCCCTGCGCCTGTGAACAGGGCTGGTGGGGCGCGTTTCAGCCTGCGCGCATCAAGGCCATGACCTCAGCCCGGGCGGCAGCGTCATCTGCCCATTGCCCCATGGCGCGGGACGTCACGGTTTCAGCGCCAGGCGCCTTCACACCACGCACCGTCATGCACATATGTTCCGCCCGCATGACCACCAAAACGGCCTTGGGATGCAAAACACGCCAAATGGCTTCCGCCACCTGGTCTGTCAAGCGTTCCTGCAGTTGGGGGCGGCGCGCGTAACCCTCCACCACACGCGCTAGCTTTGAAAGGCCCGTCAAGCGGCCACCATCTGGCAGGTAGGCCACATCAGCCTTCCCCACCACAGGCAGCAAATGATGTTCGCACGTGGAGCGGAAAGGGATGTCGCGTACAATCACCAACCCGCTGTGACCATCTGAGGAGAACTGCT
The sequence above is drawn from the Formicincola oecophyllae genome and encodes:
- a CDS encoding PepSY-associated TM helix domain-containing protein, which translates into the protein MMRRLHRWLGYGSALFMLLVVWSGVLALLAPEITWWLTPQASAAHSATTAGLNSMGALLTTQARQGATENGAIWFLRFPVGPDPTFRLWHFDGWQFQGPALDGATGSPLPPSSTADLPALNGSLFSTFHETLLLGWAGKVVVCLAGISLLTCLLTGLWMERSRLGKEVKRFFKRLRAIATQRPWPLTRGGWFDLHTGGGAFQAATVFILAFGGTWLAVLALAPLFPRQPPPPATHVVARQVGEAQPLSAIVVQSKALWGKHGAGFAMLVPMEGAPGGELRLYHADQAAFCPDRAYIDDHLRLHAGHSCSQPSLLVRAIHELRWAGPWLRALATLAGLGVYGAVLSGLMLHASRSKATATAWGRVLLALAWGLPPFTLVALGLWGVALRL
- the folE gene encoding GTP cyclohydrolase I FolE, yielding MTIANANTGKEGFLNLPDNAEERIAGHVRGILEALGEDPGREGLLETPQRAARMFLDVFSGLYEDPARHLEKQFSSDGHSGLVIVRDIPFRSTCEHHLLPVVGKADVAYLPDGGRLTGLSKLARVVEGYARRPQLQERLTDQVAEAIWRVLHPKAVLVVMRAEHMCMTVRGVKAPGAETVTSRAMGQWADDAAARAEVMALMRAG